The following proteins are encoded in a genomic region of Methylovorus glucosotrophus:
- the lgt gene encoding prolipoprotein diacylglyceryl transferase — translation MLIHPEFDPIAIHIGSFGIHWYGLMYLLGFLSLLWLGKWRIRRNPDSGWKVSDVDDILFYGALGVIIGGRLGYVMFYQPTYFSQHPHEILYLWQGGMSFHGGFLGVLAAMALFARKTGKRWLEIMDFVAPLVPIGLGAGRMGNFINGELWGRATDMPWGMIFPKVDQVVRHPSQLYEFALEGVVLFVILWIYSSKPRPRGTVSALFLIGYGSFRFLAEYTREPDSYLGLLSMGLSMGQWLSAPMVIAGLVMFYLCRKPRA, via the coding sequence ATGCTTATACATCCAGAATTCGACCCCATCGCCATTCATATCGGCAGCTTCGGCATCCATTGGTATGGCCTCATGTACCTGCTGGGCTTTTTGAGCCTGCTGTGGCTGGGCAAGTGGCGCATACGCCGCAACCCCGACTCTGGCTGGAAGGTCAGCGATGTCGATGACATTCTGTTTTACGGAGCGCTGGGCGTCATCATCGGCGGGCGACTTGGTTATGTGATGTTTTACCAGCCCACTTACTTCAGCCAGCATCCGCATGAAATCCTTTACCTGTGGCAAGGCGGCATGTCATTCCACGGCGGGTTTCTCGGCGTACTGGCGGCCATGGCGCTGTTTGCCCGCAAAACCGGCAAGCGCTGGCTGGAGATCATGGACTTTGTAGCACCGCTGGTACCGATAGGCCTGGGCGCCGGGCGCATGGGCAATTTCATCAACGGCGAGCTATGGGGCCGGGCCACCGACATGCCCTGGGGCATGATCTTCCCCAAGGTCGATCAAGTGGTACGCCACCCCTCGCAGCTCTATGAGTTTGCGCTGGAAGGTGTCGTGCTGTTCGTGATTTTATGGATCTACTCGAGCAAACCACGACCACGCGGCACTGTGTCGGCCCTGTTTCTGATTGGCTACGGCAGCTTCCGCTTTCTGGCGGAATACACCCGCGAACCGGATAGCTACCTGGGTCTGTTATCGATGGGGTTGAGCATGGGCCAATGGCTGAGCGCGCCCATGGTGATTGCCGGGCTGGTGATGTTTTACCTGTGCCGGAAGCCGCGCGCCTAG
- a CDS encoding sensor domain-containing protein: protein MQHSGMETSMQNPGEIPAQPITLEMLCRFAVAMFQHTNEKIALYNLKAETRYINPALKAILPDHLGGTADVVLHPFFWNYRETLEEVIRTGRPGGCVAHFTVGSQEIFDLISFSPLSDEHGQMIGVLAIGRQTDQRDAAETLEIRRREQYQRAVLNTFPFMVWLKDKQSRFLATNKTFAEVLQIAHDEDMRGKTDFDYFPHAMAEGYVADDQEVLASGAAKMLVEPIMNPDGELHWAETYKSPVVIDGQVIGTVGFARDITAERRLEAEIARRENEYSMLVQNLPLTVVRYDRECRRVFVNSYCAMRESLQQRISEVIGKTPAEYWSGNIINITAEEYQKRILDVMATGESDTLELITQYGEEQLVHLVRIVPERASSGEVIGAMTVASDVTENSRYRKRIEQLAYHDILTELPNRLLFNQQLQMLIEQTQTNKHGFCLLFIDLDNFKTINDTLGHSVGDKLLIEVSRRIRQLLGKDDMLARMGGDEFAISLPHCLSRLDAALLAARIIDALNVPFEVSSIKFFVSASMGIAFYPEDSSHLDDLLKHADLAMYHAKRQGRNNFQFYNQELTVNAAERLLMENLLRQALAKGELQLYYQPIIELATGEMYGAEALLRWNSFDLGMVGPDKFIPIAEERGMIVEIGGWVLREGCRTAVAWNALRSQPYVLAINLSSRQFMQQDFLTTITDCLQETGCHPQWLKFEITESLLLHDSDHIRQTLEALHSIGIAIAIDDFGTGYSALGYLNKFPVSQVKIDRSFVSDIATNTESALLVKAIIAMADSLGKDLVAEGVETAEQAELLSQLGCQYVQGYYYGRPVPLETFNQSLR from the coding sequence ATGCAACACTCAGGGATGGAAACGTCCATGCAGAATCCGGGGGAGATCCCAGCTCAGCCCATTACCCTGGAAATGCTCTGCCGCTTTGCGGTAGCCATGTTTCAGCACACTAATGAAAAAATTGCCCTTTATAACCTGAAGGCCGAGACGCGTTATATCAACCCCGCGCTCAAGGCGATATTGCCCGATCACTTGGGCGGAACCGCCGATGTGGTGCTGCATCCTTTTTTCTGGAATTACCGCGAGACGCTGGAAGAGGTGATCCGAACAGGCCGACCGGGTGGCTGCGTGGCGCATTTCACCGTGGGTAGCCAGGAAATATTTGATCTCATCAGCTTCAGTCCATTGTCAGATGAACATGGCCAGATGATCGGTGTGCTGGCGATTGGCCGCCAGACCGACCAGCGCGATGCCGCGGAGACGCTCGAGATCCGCCGTCGCGAACAATATCAGCGTGCCGTGCTGAATACCTTTCCTTTCATGGTGTGGCTGAAAGACAAACAAAGCCGCTTTCTGGCCACCAACAAGACGTTTGCTGAAGTCCTGCAAATTGCGCATGACGAAGACATGCGTGGCAAGACGGATTTTGACTATTTCCCCCACGCCATGGCGGAGGGTTATGTGGCGGATGATCAAGAAGTGCTGGCTTCCGGCGCAGCCAAGATGCTGGTGGAGCCCATCATGAATCCAGACGGCGAGCTGCATTGGGCGGAAACCTACAAATCGCCGGTGGTAATTGATGGACAGGTCATCGGGACGGTGGGCTTTGCGCGGGACATCACAGCAGAGCGCCGGCTGGAAGCAGAAATCGCCCGCCGTGAGAATGAATATTCCATGCTGGTGCAAAATCTGCCGCTGACGGTGGTGCGCTATGACCGCGAGTGCCGCCGTGTGTTTGTGAACTCGTATTGCGCCATGCGCGAAAGCCTGCAGCAGCGTATCAGTGAGGTGATAGGCAAGACGCCGGCTGAGTATTGGAGCGGCAATATCATCAATATCACGGCCGAGGAGTACCAGAAACGTATTCTCGATGTGATGGCGACGGGCGAGTCCGATACGCTGGAGCTGATAACGCAGTATGGCGAGGAGCAACTGGTGCATCTGGTTCGAATCGTGCCGGAGCGCGCGTCCTCCGGAGAGGTGATCGGCGCCATGACGGTGGCGAGTGATGTCACGGAAAACAGCCGCTACCGCAAGCGGATCGAGCAGCTGGCTTACCACGATATCCTGACCGAGTTGCCTAATCGCTTGCTGTTCAATCAGCAACTGCAAATGCTGATTGAACAGACGCAAACCAACAAGCATGGCTTCTGCCTGCTGTTTATTGATCTGGATAACTTCAAGACCATCAACGACACCCTGGGCCATTCGGTCGGCGACAAGTTGCTGATCGAGGTATCGCGCCGGATCCGCCAGTTGCTGGGCAAGGACGACATGCTGGCGCGCATGGGCGGCGACGAATTTGCCATTTCCCTGCCGCATTGCCTGTCGCGTCTGGACGCCGCCTTGCTGGCAGCCCGCATTATTGATGCGCTGAATGTGCCGTTTGAAGTGTCCAGCATCAAGTTTTTTGTGTCAGCCAGCATGGGCATTGCCTTTTACCCTGAGGACAGCAGCCATCTGGATGATTTGCTCAAGCACGCCGATCTGGCCATGTACCACGCCAAACGGCAGGGGCGTAACAATTTCCAGTTTTACAACCAGGAGCTGACCGTCAATGCGGCCGAGCGTTTGCTCATGGAAAATCTGCTGCGGCAGGCGCTGGCAAAAGGTGAGCTGCAGCTGTATTACCAGCCCATCATTGAGCTGGCGACAGGCGAGATGTATGGCGCCGAAGCCCTGCTGCGCTGGAACAGTTTTGACCTCGGCATGGTGGGGCCGGACAAATTCATTCCCATTGCCGAGGAGCGGGGCATGATCGTCGAGATCGGCGGCTGGGTGCTGCGCGAGGGCTGCCGTACCGCCGTCGCGTGGAATGCGCTGCGCAGCCAGCCCTATGTGCTGGCCATCAATCTGTCTTCGCGGCAATTCATGCAGCAGGATTTCCTGACCACGATTACCGACTGCCTGCAGGAAACCGGATGTCATCCGCAATGGCTCAAGTTTGAAATTACCGAAAGCCTGCTGCTGCATGATAGCGACCATATACGCCAGACGCTGGAAGCGCTGCATTCCATCGGCATTGCCATTGCGATTGATGATTTTGGTACCGGGTATTCGGCGCTGGGCTATCTGAATAAATTTCCGGTGAGTCAGGTAAAGATTGACCGCTCGTTTGTCAGCGATATTGCTACCAATACCGAATCGGCGCTGCTGGTCAAAGCCATCATTGCCATGGCCGATAGCCTGGGCAAGGATTTGGTGGCCGAAGGCGTGGAAACGGCCGAGCAGGCCGAACTACTCAGCCAGCTTGGCTGCCAGTATGTGCAAGGCTATTACTACGGCCGTCCGGTGCCGCTGGAGACCTTCAACCAGTCGTTGCGTTGA
- the ilvD gene encoding dihydroxy-acid dehydratase, with product MPEYRSRTTTHGRNMAGARALWRATGMKEEDFTKPIIAIANSFTQFVPGHVHLKDLGQMVAREIERAGGVAKEFNTIAVDDGIAMGHGGMLYSLPSRDLIADSVEYMVNAHCADALVCISNCDKITPGMLMAALRLNIPVVFVSGGPMEAGKVNWQGTFHKLDLVDAMVAGADSKVSDAESEAIERSACPTCGSCSGMFTANSMNCLTEALGLSLPGNGSTLATHAARKELFLKAGRLIVEITKRYYEQDDESVLPRNIANFKAFENAMSLDVAMGGSTNTVLHLLAAAHEAGVDFTMADIDRISRNVPCVCKVAPATAKYHMEDVHRAGGVMGILSELNRAGNIHADTPTVHSPTLGDALAKWDITTTTDEDVKKFYRAAPGGISTTIAFSQSMLWPELDTDREEGCIRNKEHAYSQDGGLAVLYGNIALDGCIVKTAGVDDSILKFTGRARIFESQDAAVEGILGDKIVAGDVVVIRYEGPRGGPGMQEMLYPTSYLKSKGLGKECALLTDGRFSGGTSGLSIGHASPEAAEGGAIGLVEEGDTIEIDIPNRTIHLAVSDEILAHRRAAMEARGKDAWKPQARERHVSPALRAYAAMSTSAARGAVRDVSQIEK from the coding sequence ATGCCTGAATACCGTTCCCGTACTACCACCCATGGCCGCAATATGGCGGGTGCCCGTGCCTTGTGGCGGGCTACCGGCATGAAGGAAGAAGACTTCACCAAGCCAATTATTGCGATTGCCAATTCCTTTACCCAGTTTGTGCCTGGCCATGTCCACCTCAAGGACCTGGGCCAGATGGTCGCCCGTGAAATTGAGCGTGCTGGCGGCGTTGCCAAGGAGTTCAACACCATTGCCGTGGATGACGGCATTGCCATGGGCCACGGTGGCATGCTGTACAGCCTGCCCAGCCGCGACCTCATCGCCGATAGCGTTGAGTACATGGTCAACGCCCACTGTGCCGATGCGCTGGTGTGCATCTCCAACTGCGACAAGATCACTCCCGGCATGCTGATGGCAGCACTGCGTCTGAATATCCCGGTGGTATTCGTGTCCGGCGGCCCGATGGAAGCGGGCAAGGTCAACTGGCAAGGTACGTTCCACAAGCTGGATCTGGTGGATGCCATGGTGGCCGGCGCTGACAGCAAGGTGAGCGATGCAGAGTCCGAGGCGATTGAGCGTTCGGCATGCCCGACCTGCGGTTCCTGCTCCGGCATGTTTACCGCCAACTCGATGAACTGCCTGACCGAGGCGCTGGGCCTGTCGTTGCCCGGCAATGGCTCCACACTCGCCACGCACGCTGCCCGCAAGGAGCTGTTCCTGAAGGCGGGTCGCCTGATTGTGGAGATCACCAAGCGCTACTACGAGCAGGACGACGAAAGTGTATTGCCGCGCAACATTGCCAATTTCAAGGCCTTTGAGAATGCCATGAGCCTGGATGTGGCCATGGGCGGCTCCACCAACACCGTGCTGCATTTGCTGGCCGCTGCGCATGAAGCGGGCGTGGATTTCACCATGGCCGATATTGACCGCATTTCGCGCAATGTGCCTTGCGTCTGCAAGGTAGCGCCTGCCACTGCCAAGTACCACATGGAAGACGTGCACCGCGCTGGTGGTGTGATGGGTATTTTGAGCGAGCTGAACCGCGCCGGAAATATCCACGCGGATACGCCTACCGTGCACAGCCCAACCCTGGGTGATGCACTGGCGAAGTGGGATATCACCACTACTACCGACGAAGACGTGAAGAAATTCTACCGTGCTGCGCCTGGCGGCATCTCCACCACCATTGCTTTCAGCCAGTCCATGCTGTGGCCTGAGCTGGATACGGACCGTGAGGAAGGCTGCATCCGCAACAAGGAGCATGCTTACTCGCAGGATGGCGGCCTTGCCGTGCTCTACGGCAACATTGCGCTGGATGGTTGTATCGTCAAAACTGCTGGCGTGGATGACAGTATCCTCAAGTTCACCGGCCGTGCCCGCATTTTTGAATCGCAGGATGCCGCCGTTGAAGGCATTCTCGGTGACAAGATCGTGGCGGGCGATGTCGTGGTCATTCGTTACGAAGGTCCGCGTGGTGGCCCTGGCATGCAGGAAATGCTGTATCCGACCTCCTATCTCAAGTCCAAAGGTCTTGGCAAGGAATGTGCTTTACTTACGGACGGACGTTTTTCTGGCGGTACCTCGGGTCTCAGTATCGGCCATGCATCGCCGGAAGCGGCTGAAGGCGGCGCCATTGGTCTGGTGGAAGAGGGCGATACTATCGAAATCGATATCCCCAACCGTACCATCCATCTGGCTGTGAGCGATGAAATCCTGGCGCACCGTCGTGCCGCCATGGAAGCGCGCGGCAAGGATGCCTGGAAACCACAGGCGCGTGAGCGTCATGTG